In a genomic window of Wyeomyia smithii strain HCP4-BCI-WySm-NY-G18 chromosome 1, ASM2978416v1, whole genome shotgun sequence:
- the LOC129734034 gene encoding tubulin alpha-2 chain, giving the protein MRECISVHIGQAGVQIGNACWELYCLEHGIQPDGQMPSDKTIGGGDDSFNTFFSETGAGKHVPRAVFVDLEPTVVDEVRTGTYRQLFHPEQLITGKEDAANNYARGHYTIGKEIVDIVLDRIRKLADQCTGLQGFLVFHSFGGGTGSGFTSLLMERLSVDFGKKSKLEFSIYPAPQVSTAVVEPYNSILTTHTTLEHSDCAFMVDNEAIYDICRRNLDIERPTYTNLNRLIGQIVSSITASLRFDGALNVDLTEFQTNLVPYPRIHFPLATYAPVISAEKAYHEQLTVAEITNACFEPANQMVKCDPRHGKYMACCMLYRGDVVPKDVNAAIATIKTKRSIQFVDWCPTGFKVGINYQPPTVVPGGDLAKVQRAVCMLSNTTAIAEAWARLDHKFDLMYAKRAFVHWYVGEGMEEGEFSEAREDLAALEKDYEEVGVDSTEEVGEGDEY; this is encoded by the exons AGAGAGTGCATTTCGGTTCACATCGGCCAGGCTGGAGTTCAGATTGGAAATGCCTGCTGGGAATTGTACTGCCTCGAGCATGGAATCCAACCGGATGGCCAGATGCCCTCGGACAAAACCATCGGAGGCGGCGACGATTCGTTTAATACGTTTTTCAGCGAAACCGGGGCCGGAAAGCACGTTCCTCGGGCCGTTTTCGTTGATCTCGAACCAACGGTTGTGG ATGAAGTCCGCACCGGAACCTACCGGCAGCTGTTTCATCCCGAGCAGCTTATCACCGGGAAGGAGGACGCCGCCAACAACTACGCGAGAGGCCATTACACCATAGGGAAGGAAATCGTCGATATCGTGCTGGATCGCATCCGTAAGCTGGCTGACCAATGCACCGGGCTGCAGGGATTTCTGGTTTTCCACTCGTTCGGTGGCGGTACAGGAAGTGGTTTCACCTCGCTGCTCATGGAACGCTTATCGGTGGACtttggaaaaaaatctaaattagaATTCTCTATTTATCCGGCTCCTCAG GTCTCGACTGCCGTCGTAGAGCCGTACAACTCCATTCTGACCACTCATACAACCTTGGAGCATTCCGACTGTGCGTTTATGGTCGACAATGAGGCCATTTACGACATTTGTCGCCGCAATTTGGACATCGAGCGACCCACTTACACTAATCTGAACCGTTTGATAGGACAAATCGTATCGTCCATCACGGCGTCGCTTCGTTTCGATGGAGCGTTGAATGTAGATCTTACCGAGTTCCAAACAAACCTTGTACCTTATCCTCGAATTCACTTTCCGTTGGCTACGTACGCACCGGTGATTTCCGCTGAAAAAGCCTATCACGAACAGCTGACAGTTGCGGAAATCACCAACGCCTGCTTCGAGCCCGCTAATCAGATGGTGAAATGCGACCCACGGCATGGAAAGTATATGGCCTGTTGTATGCTTTACCGGGGGGATGTCGTACCGAAGGATGTTAATGCTGccatagctacgatcaaaacgAAGCGGTCCATTCAGTTTGTCGATTGGTGTCCGACGGGATTTAAGGTGGGCATCAATTATCAACCGCCGACCGTTGTTCCGGGTGGTGATTTGGCGAAGGTCCAACGGGCGGTCTGCATGCTGTCGAATACGACAGCCATTGCCGAAGCTTGGGCCAGGTTGGATCATAAGTTTGATCTGATGTACGCGAAGAGA GCTTTTGTCCATTGGTACGTGGGAGAAGGCATGGAAGAAGGAGAATTCTCCGAGGCTCGTGAGGATTTAGCTGCTCTGGAAAAAGATTATGAAGAAGTCGGCGTGGATTCCACTGAAGAAGTGGGAGAGGGTGACGAATACTAA